In Malus sylvestris chromosome 16, drMalSylv7.2, whole genome shotgun sequence, the following are encoded in one genomic region:
- the LOC126609352 gene encoding uncharacterized protein LOC126609352: protein MLHFVDEDDTLPSSGYEPLSPSVALDKEPIVPEIPVALDTTISQALTRQTVDEPPSSPQDQPQVLEYFLLVSSSGDLLLIITTFFGYNQDAGTGSGTTFPSVAGGEKSSPRQGVSAFSGETPGLSQRASPKETSPPPMARNPRCFQPPSSSGDVDTSLSRDEPIEQTEIAPSIGIISPEETVMPDPSPSSSDPAKLPKLFEALGRLETRLKSSKQASTKSMSSEQQQIFQTWAKKEFTASFSLKALCDLERVITEFFKNDRLSKPQYDSFLSFFENLRALREQHQRADRLANRAKCFIERESSSSTQVSRLMEESMQTKERIEVVSSEIQKLERQLMILKAEQTTLLDNLEQHIEGVEKVTSELEQTKSELVNSHTVLAEPNRIFTIMRTYHSRIITLCEDVKFLE, encoded by the exons ATGTTGCATTTTGTGGATGAGGATGATACTTTG CCATCTTCGGGATATGAACCCCTTTCCCCGTCAGTGGCCTTGGATAAAGAACCCATAGTTCCTGAGATCCCTGTAGCTTTAGACACAACTATTTCGCAAGCGCTTACTCGCCAGACGGTCGATgaacctccttcttctcctcaaGATCAACCTCAGGTGCTGgaatattttcttcttgtttcttcCTCTGGTGACCTTTTGCTGATCATCACTACTTTCTTCGGATACAACCAGGATGCAGGCACAGGTTCAGGCACAACTTTCCCATCTGTCGCTGGTGGTGAAAAATCTTCACCTCGACAAGGAGTTAGTGCATTCTCTGGTGAAACCCCGGGGTTAAGTCAG CGAGCTTCCCCAAAAGAAACTTCCCCTCCTCCAATGGCCCGTAACCCAAGGTGCTTTCAacctccttcttcctctggAGATGTTGACACCTCCCTGTCTAGAGATGAACCGATTGAACAAACAGAAATTGCCCCTTCCATAGGCATTATCTCACCAGAAGAAACTGTTATGCCGgacccttctccttcctcctctgaTCCTGCCAAGTTGCCCAAACTCTTCGAAGCACTCGGGCGACTTGAGACGCGGTTGAAGTCTTCAAAGCAGGCTTCAACAAAATCTATGTCTTCGGAGCAGCAACAAATCTTTCAAACATGGGCAAAGAAAGAATTCACTGCATCATTTAGCCTCAAGGCTCTCTGTGACCTCGAGAGAGTCATTACTGAGTTCTTTAAAAACGATCGCTTATCCAAGCCTCAGTATgattctttcctttctttctttgaaaACTTGAGGGCCCTCAGGGAGCAACATCAGAGAGCAGACCGGCTGGCTAACCGGGCAAAATGCTTCATAGAGAGAGAATCGAGCTCCTCTACCCAAGTTAGTCGGCTGATGGAAGAGAGTATGCAGACCAAAGAACGGATTGAAGTTGTTTCTTCTGAAATTCAGAAGTTGGAGAGACAACTGATGATCCTTAAGGCGGAGCAAACAACTCTTCTGGATAACCTTGAGCAACATATCGAAGGGGTGGAAAAAGTGACTTCAGAGTTAGAGCAAACCAAGTCTGAACTTGTAAACAGCCATACTGTCTTGGCTGAACcaaataggatttttaccatcaTGCGAACATACCATTCTAGAATAATCACCTTATGTGAAGATGTAAAGTTTTTGGAATAG